The following proteins are encoded in a genomic region of Tenebrio molitor chromosome 7, icTenMoli1.1, whole genome shotgun sequence:
- the sws gene encoding neuropathy target esterase sws isoform X2, producing the protein MDVLNAVYNLNNGFQETIKSTWFGPIFQTFGSHETYQFGLQILPVFLVGLLATVISVTYFCIRKCHRKALFARQLKSEEAGTRFRKRDKALFYGRKMLRKVKNISGQVRNSGQGRKRKMVMKFAQRILQLKKETDTEQLKVLEPPVEYLQEEMLSDDRMPPDALYMLQSIRVFGHFEKPIFLKLCKHTEIINVDAGAYLFRIGDADENVYIVQSGKLNVFITSNDSTNLSLKIVKPGESVTSLLSFTDVLTGYTNPYKTVSAKAIEDSTVVKLPMAAFQEIFVEYPDIFIRVIQVIMVRLQRVTFTALHQYLGLSAELVKQGPKSKNSKNPLVTNSPMKKKREETKDSTFQSMENSSQPIPIPGHRRSKSSLESKSFSPNTPDMVADAEILNANVTPDLTNLQKKRHSVDNVDEDTLIEIAIEAFVKELGLDDDIMLKGKLEIREVAAGTYLMKEDSNKDVALVYVISGALIVSQKVTEGEEEVHMFTAYHDEFVGGLAVLTGEPSFFTIRAKHFTRIALLSKNDFYGMMKDHPTIALYVAHSVVQRLSPFVRQVDFALDWQFIESGRAVYRQDDESDSTYIVLSGRLRSVITHKNGKKELVAEYGKGDLIGVVEMVTHTKRSTTVIAVRDSELAKLPEGLFNAIKLKYPIVVTRLINLLGHRILGSWKKPSINVHASSSSAVDSRPSQMNFSTVAIVAASDDVPLTAFTYELYHCLCAIGPTKRLTSEIIRKILGPTIMDPNNEYRLTSWLAQQEDQHKISLYQCDLTVSAWTQRCIRQADCILIVGLGENHPTLGKVEKEVERLAMRTQKELVLLHREGGKPHNTVAWINMRSWVSSHHHIFSPNRMFSRKSLYRINELYSKVCQSEPNIHSDFSRLARWLTGKSVGLVLGGGGARGSAHVGMIKAIQEAGIPIDMVGGVSIGAFMGALWCRERNITTVTQKAREWSKKMTQWWRQILDLTYPMTSMFSGRDFNQTIKATFGDTYIEDLWLPYFTVTTDVTASCMRLHSHGHLWRYVRSSMSIVGIFPPLCDPLDGHLLADGCYVNNVPADVMRGLGANHILAIDVGSVDDQDLTNYGDDLSGWWLLWKRWNPFTEPVKVPNLPDIQSRLAYVSCVRQLEEVKNSDYCEYIRPPIDKYKTLQFGSFDEIREVGYQHGKSYFEGQLRAGNFPVFKTAPVTNKAESNHILSDYTFTDLAQMVCKVSRPFEDTSSSSSSDDEYEDGHDGYASEPTVCLMDNNMDKMLHMRRAGGSLSLSENEIESEVEFDVTHRKSEKELRFSSL; encoded by the exons ATGGATGTGCTAAATGCGGTATACAACTTAAACAATGGGTTTCAAGAAACAATCAAATCCACTTGGTTCGGACCCATCTTTCAAACTTTTGGATCGCACGAGACATACCAG TTCGGATTACAGATACTGCCAGTTTTTCTGGTCGGACTTTTAGCCACGGTAATTTCGGTGACATATTTTTGCATACGAAAATGCCACCGAAAAG CTCTTTTCGCTCGACAACTCAAGTCAGAGGAGGCGGGCACACGGTTCAGGAAACGAGACAAAGCGTTGTTTTATGGGCGAAAGATGTTACGTAAAGTCAAAAATATCTCAGGTCAAGTCAGAAATTCCGGTCAAGGTAGAAAAAGAAAGATGGTTATGAAATTTGCCCAGCGGATTTTACAACTGAAGAAGGAAACAGATACAGAGCAGTTGAAG GTTCTGGAGCCGCCTGTTGAATACttgcaagaagaaatgttgAGTGATGATAGAATGCCCCCTGACGCACTTTATATGCTTCAGAGTATAAGAGTTTTTGGACATTTTGAGAAGCCTATTTTTTTGAAGCTCTGTAAACACACTGAAATAATCAACGTTGATGCGGGCGCGTATCTGTTTAGAAtag GTGATGCTGATGAGAATGTATACATTGTTCAAAGCGGTAAACTCAACGTTTTTATAACTTCCAACGACAGCACGAATCTGTctttaaaaatagtaaaaccAGGAGAATCCGTCACTTCCTTACTAAGTTTCACAGATGTTTTAACT GGTTACACGAATCCGTACAAAACCGTTTCCGCAAAAGCAATCGAAGACTCAACAGTGGTCAAGCTTCCGATGGCCGCATTCCaagaaatttttgttgaatatcCGGACATATTCATTCGCGTGATACAAGTGATCATGGTGCGTTTGCAGCGCGTCACGTTCACAGCTTTGCATCAGTATCTTGGCCTGAGCGCTGAACTAGTCAAACAGGGACCAAAGAGTAAAAACAGTAAGAATCCATTAGTTACCAATTCGCCTATGAAGAAGAAACGCGAAGAAACGAAAGACTCGACATTCCAATCGATGGAAAACTCGTCGCAACCGATACCGATCCCGGGACACAGAAGGAGCAAATCTAGTCTAGAATCAAAATCTTTTTCGCCGAACACACCCGACATGGTGGCCGACGCAGAAATATTGAACGCAAATGTG ACCCCGGATTTAACGAATTTGCAAAAGAAAAGACATTCGGTAGACAACGTTGACGAAGACACTCTGATCGAAATCGCGATCGAAGCGTTCGTCAAAGAGCTGGGATTGGATGATGACATAATGTTGAAaggaaaattggaaattaGAGAGGTTGCCGCGGGTACTTATCTGATGAAGGAAGATTCCAACAAG GATGTGGCGCTGGTCTACGTAATATCTGGCGCTCTGATCGTATCCCAGAAAGTCACAGAGGGCGAAGAAGAAGTCCACATGTTTACAGCCTACCACGACGAATTCGTCGGAGGTCTTGCTGTACTCACAGGAGAACCTAGCTTTTTCACCATCAGAGCCAAACACTTCACGAGAATCGCCCTGCTTTCGAAGAACGATTTTTACGG CATGATGAAAGACCACCCGACGATCGCTTTGTACGTTGCACATTCGGTGGTGCAAAGATTGTCTCCTTTCGTCCGACAAGTCGATTTTGCGCTGGATTGGCAGTTTATCGAATCGGGACGTGCAGTGTACAGACAAGACGACGAAAGTGACTCCACATACATCGTACTGTCGGGTCGTTTGAGGTCCGTTATTACTCATAAAAACGGGAAAAAAGAATTGGTCGCCGAGTACGGCAAGGGTGATTTGATCGGAGTG GTGGAGATGGTGACTCACACTAAAAGGAGTACGACAGTGATCGCCGTCAGAGATTCGGAGTTGGCAAAATTACCGGAAGGCCTGTTCAACGCGATCAAATTGAAATACCCTATTGTAGTCACAAGACTGATAAACTTGTTGGGACATCGAATTTTAG GTTCCTGGAAAAAACCCAGCATAAACGTACACGCTTCCAGCAGCTCAGCTGTGGACAGCCGACCCTCACAGATGAACTTTTCAACGGTGGCTATAGTCGCCGCCTCCGACGACGTACCGTTAACGGCCTTTACGTACGAATTGTATCATTGCTTATGTGCCATCG gACCCACGAAAAGACTGACTTCTGAGATAATACGTAAAATTTTGGGTCCGACGATAATGGACCCCAACAACGAATACCGATTGACATCGTGGTTGGCCCAGCAAGAAGACCAACACAAAATTTCCTTATATCAGTGCGACTTAACAGTGAGCGCTTGGACGCAGCGGTGCATCAGACAAGCTGATTGCATATTGATAGTGGGCCTAGGCGAGAACCATCCGACTTTGGGCAAAGTGGAGAAAGAAGTGGAGAGATTGGCGATGAGGACACAGAAGGAACTGGTTCTGTTGCACCGAGAAGGCGGCAAACCTCACAACACCGTTGCTTGGATCAACATGAGGAGTTGGGTGTCTTCGCATCACCACATCTTCAGTCCTAACCGTATGTTTTCGAGAAAGTCGCTGTACAGGATA AACGAGCTTTATTCTAAAGTGTGTCAGTCTGAACCCAACATCCATTCGGACTTTTCCCGGTTAGCGAGATGGTTAACGGGCAAATCAGTCGGCCTGGTTTTGGGTGGCGGTGGAGCTAGAGGTTCCGCACATGTGGGTATGATCAAGGCTATCCAAGAAGCTGGCATACCGATCGACATGGTGGGCGGAGTCAGCATAGGAGCGTTCATGGGAGCGCTTTGGTGCCGCGAAAGGAACATAACAACTGTTACACAAAAGGCGAGAGAGTGGTCGAAG AAAATGACCCAGTGGTGGCGCCAAATCCTGGATTTGACATATCCAATGACTTCGATGTTCAGCGGTCGCGATTTTAATCAAACCATTAAGGCAACTTTTGGAGACACCTACATCGAAGATCTTTGGTTGCCTTATTTCACAGTTACCACTGACGTAACAGCGTCTTGTATGAGACTTCACTCTCACG GTCATTTGTGGAGATATGTGCGATCCAGTATGTCAATTGTTGGCATTTTTCCACCACTATGTGATCCTTTAGACGGACACTTGTTAGCTGATGGTTGTTACGTCAACAATGTACCAG CCGACGTCATGAGAGGTCTGGGGGCCAATCACATCCTAGCCATAGACGTCGGTTCGGTAGACGATCAAGACCTCACCAATTACGGTGACGATCTGTCTGGATGGTGGCTCTTGTGGAAGCGTTGGAATCCATTCACCGAACCCGTAAAAGTACCGAATCTGCCCGACATACAGTCTAGACTAGCGTACGTGAGTTGTGTCAGACAGTTGGAA GAAGTAAAAAACAGCGACTACTGCGAATACATCCGCCCTCCCATAGACAAATACAAGACGTTGCAGTTCGGAAGTTTCGACGAGATTCGCGAAGTCGGTTACCAACACGGAAAGTCGTACTTCGAGGGGCAATTGAGGGCTGGCAACTTCCCAGTATTCAAAACGGCGCCAGTAACGAACAAGGCGGAGTCCAATCACATTTTATCGGACTACACTTTTACAGATCTAGCCCAAATGGTTTGTAAAGTTTCAAG GCCTTTCGAAGACACGTCGAGTTCGAGTTCTTCAGATGACGAGTACGAAGACGGGCATGACGGTTACGCGTCGGAGCCGACGGTTTGTTTGATGGAT AATAACATGGATAAAATGCTGCACATGCGGAGAGCAGGTGGTTCTCTTTCATTGTCTGAAAATGAAATCGAGTCTGAAGTAGAGTTCGATGTTACCCATAGGAAAAGCGAAAAAGAATTACGTTTTTCTAGTCTTTAG
- the sws gene encoding neuropathy target esterase sws isoform X6, which yields MDVLNAVYNLNNGFQETIKSTWFGPIFQTFGSHETYQFGLQILPVFLVGLLATVISVTYFCIRKCHRKALFARQLKSEEAGTRFRKRDKALFYGRKMLRKVKNISGQVRNSGQGRKRKMVMKFAQRILQLKKETDTEQLKVLEPPVEYLQEEMLSDDRMPPDALYMLQSIRVFGHFEKPIFLKLCKHTEIINVDAGAYLFRIGDADENVYIVQSGKLNVFITSNDSTNLSLKIVKPGESVTSLLSFTDVLTGYTNPYKTVSAKAIEDSTVVKLPMAAFQEIFVEYPDIFIRVIQVIMVRLQRVTFTALHQYLGLSAELVKQGPKSKNSKNPLVTNSPMKKKREETKDSTFQSMENSSQPIPIPGHRRSKSSLESKSFSPNTPDMVADAEILNANVTPDLTNLQKKRHSVDNVDEDTLIEIAIEAFVKELGLDDDIMLKGKLEIREVAAGTYLMKEDSNKDVALVYVISGALIVSQKVTEGEEEVHMFTAYHDEFVGGLAVLTGEPSFFTIRAKHFTRIALLSKNDFYGMMKDHPTIALYVAHSVVQRLSPFVRQVDFALDWQFIESGRAVYRQDDESDSTYIVLSGRLRSVITHKNGKKELVAEYGKGDLIGVVEMVTHTKRSTTVIAVRDSELAKLPEGLFNAIKLKYPIVVTRLINLLGHRILGSWKKPSINVHASSSSAVDSRPSQMNFSTVAIVAASDDVPLTAFTYELYHCLCAIGPTKRLTSEIIRKILGPTIMDPNNEYRLTSWLAQQEDQHKISLYQCDLTVSAWTQRCIRQADCILIVGLGENHPTLGKVEKEVERLAMRTQKELVLLHREGGKPHNTVAWINMRSWVSSHHHIFSPNRMFSRKSLYRINELYSKVCQSEPNIHSDFSRLARWLTGKSVGLVLGGGGARGSAHVGMIKAIQEAGIPIDMVGGVSIGAFMGALWCRERNITTVTQKAREWSKKMTQWWRQILDLTYPMTSMFSGRDFNQTIKATFGDTYIEDLWLPYFTVTTDVTASCMRLHSHGSLWRYVRASMSLSGYMPPLCDPVDGHLLLDGGYTNNLPADVMRGLGANHILAIDVGSVDDQDLTNYGDDLSGWWLLWKRWNPFTEPVKVPNLPDIQSRLAYVSCVRQLEEVKNSDYCEYIRPPIDKYKTLQFGSFDEIREVGYQHGKSYFEGQLRAGNFPVFKTAPVTNKAESNHILSDYTFTDLAQMVCKVSRPFEDTSSSSSSDDEYEDGHDGYASEPTVCLMDLPRQLSWPGYSSTATF from the exons ATGGATGTGCTAAATGCGGTATACAACTTAAACAATGGGTTTCAAGAAACAATCAAATCCACTTGGTTCGGACCCATCTTTCAAACTTTTGGATCGCACGAGACATACCAG TTCGGATTACAGATACTGCCAGTTTTTCTGGTCGGACTTTTAGCCACGGTAATTTCGGTGACATATTTTTGCATACGAAAATGCCACCGAAAAG CTCTTTTCGCTCGACAACTCAAGTCAGAGGAGGCGGGCACACGGTTCAGGAAACGAGACAAAGCGTTGTTTTATGGGCGAAAGATGTTACGTAAAGTCAAAAATATCTCAGGTCAAGTCAGAAATTCCGGTCAAGGTAGAAAAAGAAAGATGGTTATGAAATTTGCCCAGCGGATTTTACAACTGAAGAAGGAAACAGATACAGAGCAGTTGAAG GTTCTGGAGCCGCCTGTTGAATACttgcaagaagaaatgttgAGTGATGATAGAATGCCCCCTGACGCACTTTATATGCTTCAGAGTATAAGAGTTTTTGGACATTTTGAGAAGCCTATTTTTTTGAAGCTCTGTAAACACACTGAAATAATCAACGTTGATGCGGGCGCGTATCTGTTTAGAAtag GTGATGCTGATGAGAATGTATACATTGTTCAAAGCGGTAAACTCAACGTTTTTATAACTTCCAACGACAGCACGAATCTGTctttaaaaatagtaaaaccAGGAGAATCCGTCACTTCCTTACTAAGTTTCACAGATGTTTTAACT GGTTACACGAATCCGTACAAAACCGTTTCCGCAAAAGCAATCGAAGACTCAACAGTGGTCAAGCTTCCGATGGCCGCATTCCaagaaatttttgttgaatatcCGGACATATTCATTCGCGTGATACAAGTGATCATGGTGCGTTTGCAGCGCGTCACGTTCACAGCTTTGCATCAGTATCTTGGCCTGAGCGCTGAACTAGTCAAACAGGGACCAAAGAGTAAAAACAGTAAGAATCCATTAGTTACCAATTCGCCTATGAAGAAGAAACGCGAAGAAACGAAAGACTCGACATTCCAATCGATGGAAAACTCGTCGCAACCGATACCGATCCCGGGACACAGAAGGAGCAAATCTAGTCTAGAATCAAAATCTTTTTCGCCGAACACACCCGACATGGTGGCCGACGCAGAAATATTGAACGCAAATGTG ACCCCGGATTTAACGAATTTGCAAAAGAAAAGACATTCGGTAGACAACGTTGACGAAGACACTCTGATCGAAATCGCGATCGAAGCGTTCGTCAAAGAGCTGGGATTGGATGATGACATAATGTTGAAaggaaaattggaaattaGAGAGGTTGCCGCGGGTACTTATCTGATGAAGGAAGATTCCAACAAG GATGTGGCGCTGGTCTACGTAATATCTGGCGCTCTGATCGTATCCCAGAAAGTCACAGAGGGCGAAGAAGAAGTCCACATGTTTACAGCCTACCACGACGAATTCGTCGGAGGTCTTGCTGTACTCACAGGAGAACCTAGCTTTTTCACCATCAGAGCCAAACACTTCACGAGAATCGCCCTGCTTTCGAAGAACGATTTTTACGG CATGATGAAAGACCACCCGACGATCGCTTTGTACGTTGCACATTCGGTGGTGCAAAGATTGTCTCCTTTCGTCCGACAAGTCGATTTTGCGCTGGATTGGCAGTTTATCGAATCGGGACGTGCAGTGTACAGACAAGACGACGAAAGTGACTCCACATACATCGTACTGTCGGGTCGTTTGAGGTCCGTTATTACTCATAAAAACGGGAAAAAAGAATTGGTCGCCGAGTACGGCAAGGGTGATTTGATCGGAGTG GTGGAGATGGTGACTCACACTAAAAGGAGTACGACAGTGATCGCCGTCAGAGATTCGGAGTTGGCAAAATTACCGGAAGGCCTGTTCAACGCGATCAAATTGAAATACCCTATTGTAGTCACAAGACTGATAAACTTGTTGGGACATCGAATTTTAG GTTCCTGGAAAAAACCCAGCATAAACGTACACGCTTCCAGCAGCTCAGCTGTGGACAGCCGACCCTCACAGATGAACTTTTCAACGGTGGCTATAGTCGCCGCCTCCGACGACGTACCGTTAACGGCCTTTACGTACGAATTGTATCATTGCTTATGTGCCATCG gACCCACGAAAAGACTGACTTCTGAGATAATACGTAAAATTTTGGGTCCGACGATAATGGACCCCAACAACGAATACCGATTGACATCGTGGTTGGCCCAGCAAGAAGACCAACACAAAATTTCCTTATATCAGTGCGACTTAACAGTGAGCGCTTGGACGCAGCGGTGCATCAGACAAGCTGATTGCATATTGATAGTGGGCCTAGGCGAGAACCATCCGACTTTGGGCAAAGTGGAGAAAGAAGTGGAGAGATTGGCGATGAGGACACAGAAGGAACTGGTTCTGTTGCACCGAGAAGGCGGCAAACCTCACAACACCGTTGCTTGGATCAACATGAGGAGTTGGGTGTCTTCGCATCACCACATCTTCAGTCCTAACCGTATGTTTTCGAGAAAGTCGCTGTACAGGATA AACGAGCTTTATTCTAAAGTGTGTCAGTCTGAACCCAACATCCATTCGGACTTTTCCCGGTTAGCGAGATGGTTAACGGGCAAATCAGTCGGCCTGGTTTTGGGTGGCGGTGGAGCTAGAGGTTCCGCACATGTGGGTATGATCAAGGCTATCCAAGAAGCTGGCATACCGATCGACATGGTGGGCGGAGTCAGCATAGGAGCGTTCATGGGAGCGCTTTGGTGCCGCGAAAGGAACATAACAACTGTTACACAAAAGGCGAGAGAGTGGTCGAAG AAAATGACCCAGTGGTGGCGCCAAATCCTGGATTTGACATATCCAATGACTTCGATGTTCAGCGGTCGCGATTTTAATCAAACCATTAAGGCAACTTTTGGAGACACCTACATCGAAGATCTTTGGTTGCCTTATTTCACAGTTACCACTGACGTAACAGCGTCTTGTATGAGACTTCACTCTCACG GCTCTCTGTGGCGGTACGTTCGTGCATCTATGTCTCTGTCCGGATATATGCCACCTCTGTGTGATCCCGTTGACGGTCATCTGCTTCTCGACGGAGGCTACACTAACAACCTTCCAG CCGACGTCATGAGAGGTCTGGGGGCCAATCACATCCTAGCCATAGACGTCGGTTCGGTAGACGATCAAGACCTCACCAATTACGGTGACGATCTGTCTGGATGGTGGCTCTTGTGGAAGCGTTGGAATCCATTCACCGAACCCGTAAAAGTACCGAATCTGCCCGACATACAGTCTAGACTAGCGTACGTGAGTTGTGTCAGACAGTTGGAA GAAGTAAAAAACAGCGACTACTGCGAATACATCCGCCCTCCCATAGACAAATACAAGACGTTGCAGTTCGGAAGTTTCGACGAGATTCGCGAAGTCGGTTACCAACACGGAAAGTCGTACTTCGAGGGGCAATTGAGGGCTGGCAACTTCCCAGTATTCAAAACGGCGCCAGTAACGAACAAGGCGGAGTCCAATCACATTTTATCGGACTACACTTTTACAGATCTAGCCCAAATGGTTTGTAAAGTTTCAAG GCCTTTCGAAGACACGTCGAGTTCGAGTTCTTCAGATGACGAGTACGAAGACGGGCATGACGGTTACGCGTCGGAGCCGACGGTTTGTTTGATGGAT TTACCGCGGCAACTAAGTTGGCCTGGATATTCTAGCACAGccactttttaa